The DNA sequence GATGCCGCATGTCTAACACCTTTTTCTATCAGGTCAGATTTATTACCCTCCATTTTGTTGCTGATTTCTTTAACTGCATCGGCAACGGTGGCTTCAGTAATTCCTGAAGGTGTTGGTGTACTTTGTTTCTTCGGAGTTGGCTGACAAGCTGTAGTCATAATAACACAGGCTAAAATAAAAATAGAGTTTCTAATCATATGTGTAATCATAATTTGGTTTTGGAACTAGTGTGCTAAATTTCGAATTTTTAATAATTGAGAGTGTACCACGATAAAGAAGTTCCAAAATACCAAAAAAATTAGTACCAAACATATGATGTTTGGCAGGAAGCAACGATTGGAAAAAGGGAACGAAACTTCTGGGATATGAAGTCTTAAAAAGACGAAAGTCCTTCTCTAATCAGATAGGGAAGGACTTTCCAGAAAAGCTGGAAAAGCATTTCTTTATTGCTTTATAAACTTCAACACGTTTTTTTGATTTTCGGCATTGACTTCTATCAGATAAATGCCATTTCTGAAGAGACTGATGTCATACCGGAATGTTTCTTTGTTCTCCGAAAAGGTCTTTTCGTCGACAACAGAACCGGCTATGGAATAAATTTTCACTGAATTAATGGTCTTGTAATTACTTGGAACAATTAGCTCAATGTATTCGCTTGCCGGATTTGGGTACAACCGTATTTTTTCGGTAACATCAGCCATGGTCTGACTTGAAGTAACTGTCTTTGGATTCACAATAACCTTCCCAACCATCCCCATACCAGCATGTGGGTCGCACTGGTAATTGTATGTGCCTGCAGTGTTGAAAACATATTCATATGTCCAAGCTGCGCCAACTTCGTTCCCAAAGGATGATGGATTGTTAGGAAATGTTGCTTGTTTCCCATTAACATTGTGCGATCCTTCATCGTTTTTCCAAACAACTTTATCTCCTACCGTAATTGTTAATTGCGATGGAGTAAAAACATTGCTGGTTACAGATACATTGTGAGTTGTCTGTCCTTTCAGATTTAGCGATAAAGCCAGAATAAAAATCAAGGCAAAACAGCTGCGAGTTTTGAAGGTAGAATTTGTTTTCATTGGCTGTTAATTTGGAGTAAATGTTAAACGCTATCGATATTAGTAACACACGGTAAATCAGTTTGTTTATAGTAAGAGACAAAATAGTCTTAATTTATTTTACTGAATTTTTTGTTTTTATAAAATACCAATAAATACGGGTATTTCATGAAACTTTTCTTTGCCTGAAATATCGACTTTGGTTTATCAAGACTGTGGGTTTAGTTCCTTTTTTAGAACGAATCTAAATACGAACCTTTTATTTAAAAGAAGATTAATGCAGTTGTTTTACAACCGGAATGAGCTAATTTTGGTTTCGATTTTTGAAACTTAAATTACTGACTATGCAAAAGCATTTGTTTCTGGGGGTAGAAGCCATCGGACAGGGAGCCATTGATGGCGGAATGTCGGGCGTTTACGCTTATCCCGGTACACCTTCCACTGAAATAACCGAATTCATTCAGGACAATCCTATTGCTGAAGAACGAAATATTCACCGAAAATGGTCGGCCAATGAGAAGACAGCTCTCGAAACCGCTTTGGGAATGTCGTATGCCGGGAAACGTGTCATGTCGTGCATGAAGCACGTTGGATTAAATGTGGCTGCAGATATCTTTGTGAACGCTGCTATGACTGGTGTCAACGGAGGTCTTATTGTTACTGTTGCCGATGATCCATCGATGCACTCGTCTCAAAACGAACAAGACTCACGTTTCTACGGAAAGTTTGCCATGGTTCCGGTACTAGAACCATCTTCACAGCAAGAAGCTTACGACATGGCCCGCGATGGATTTGCTTTATCGGAGAAAACAAAAGTGCCGGTAATGCTTCGGATTACAACTCGTTTGGCTCATTCGCGTGCCGGAGTTGCCCGTAAAGAGGTTTTGCCCGAAAACGAACTGGTTATGCCGGCTGATCCTCGTCAGTTTATATTGCTTCCGGCCATTGCACGTCGCAAATACAAAGGATTGCTCGATAGTCAGTCTTTATTCCTGAAACTTTCAGAAGAGTCAGAATACAACCGTTACGAAGAAGGAACAGATCACAGTTTGGGTATTGTGGCTTGTGGAATTGCATACAATTACCTGATGGAACATTTTCCGGACGGGACCTGTCCGTATTCAATTGTTAAAGTTTCGCAATATCCGCTTCCTGAAAATCACATCAATCGTCTCAACCGTGAATGCGATGAAATTTTGGTTCTGGAAGAAGGAGCACCAATGGTAGAGGAAATGTTGAAAGGCTTCTTTTCGAATGGAACACCAATCAAAGGCCGTTTAGATGGAACTCTGCCTCGTGATGGAGAATTGAATCCAGATCTGGTTGCCAAAGCGCTTGGCAAAGAGATGTTTGAAGGATTTGATATTCCTGAAGTTGTTGCCAATCGCCCGCCTGCTTTGTGCGTAGGCTGTGGTCACCAGGATGCCTATCTTGCCATGAATGAAGCCTTGGCTGATTATTCAAAGGGACGTGTATTTTCTGACATTGGATGCTATACTTTAGGAGCTTTGCCTCCTTACGAAACGATTTCGTCGTGTGTCGATATGGGAGCTTCCATCACTATGGCTAAAGGAGCCGCCGATGCTGGTTTAATTCCGGCAGTTGCCATGATTGGCGATTCAACCTTTGCCCACTCCGGAATCACAGGTTTGCTCGATGCGGTAAATGAAAAATCGAGCATTACCATTGTTATCTCCGACAACGAGTCGATTTCGATGACCGGTGGTCAGGATTCATCAGCTTTCGGAAGAATTGAATCGATTTGCATTGGCGTAGGAGTCGATCCGGCACACATTCACACCATTGTGCCTTTAAAAAAGAACCACGAGGAAATGGTTCGTTTGTTCCGCGAAGAATTTGCCTACGAAGGCGTTTCGGTCATTATTCCGCGTCGTGAGTGTATCCAGCGGGCCAGTAGCCGGAAGAGAAATAAGAAGTAGGCAGTGCTCAGTCGCAGTTAACAGAAAAGGTCAATAGTCAGTAGAAAATTTCTTCCCTTTTTTCCTTTTCTAATGACCAATGGCTTGAAAATCAACTTTGAATATTGAACTTTTAACTTTAGACAATAGATATGAAATCAGACATTATATTAGCAGGTGTTGGCGGACAGGGTATTTTATCCATCGCAACAGCTTTGGGCGAAGCAGCTTTGGCCAATAATCTGCTTATCAAACAAGCCGAAACGCATGGAATGAGTCAACGCGGTGGAGCAGTCTATTCGCACATGCGCATTTCCGATCAGCCAATTGCTTCCGATTTGATCCCCGGCGGATCGGCTGACCTTATTTTATCAGTTGAGCCTATGGAGTCGTTGCGTTACCTGCCATATTTATCGGAAACAGGCTATTTGGTGACCAATACCACGCCTTTTGTTAATATTCCGAACTATCCTGCAATTGAGGATGTGATGGCTGAAATTCGCAAATTCCCAAGGTATATTGCGATTGATGCTGATGCCATTGCCAAAGAAGTGGGGAGTACCCGTGCCTCTAATATGGTGATGCTTGGAGCTGCCTCTCCGTTTATCGACATTGAATTTTCGAAAATTGAAGAAGGTATCCGTACTATTTTCGGACGTAAAGGCGAAGATGTTGTAAATATGAACCTCGAAGCACTTCGTCGTGGTCGGCATTTTGCCGAAGAAAACCGTTAGGCCAATGGAAGATTGAACCCCGGAGGATGGGAAAAGTATCCGGCGACCAGTCTGCGTTTTCAGAAAAAAGAAACACAAATCAGTAATTAAAATAAAGAAATCTCAATTCTTTTCAAGTTTGAAAGGATTGGGATTTTTTTTTGAAATGTTAGCCTCTGATTCCTAATTTGTACCATCATTTTGAAACATTCTTAATGAGTCTGCTGTAAAATTGGCTGGTATTAAGAACTGCACATTATTCTCTCCCGACCATATTTCTGAAATTCTTTTTTAACCTCTAAAAACGAATTCATGCCAGTAAAAAAGCTTAAAACCTATCTTGATGAGGCTAATATCAAGTATTTGACAATTAGTCACTCCAGTGCCTTTACATCTCAGGATATTGCTGCATCAGCACATGTTTCCGGAAAAGAATTTGCTAAGACAGTAATGATCAAAATTGATGGAGTGATGGCTATGGCCGTATTACCAGCATCTTATCATATCGATTTTGATACATTGCGAAAAATTTTCGGAACAAAGTTCGTGACTCTGGCAACCGAACCAGAGTTTAAAGATCGCTTTCCTGATTGCGAACTAGGGGCAATGCCACCTTTCGGCAATCTTTATGGTATGGATGTTTATTTGGCTGAAGCGCTTACGAATAATAAGGAAATTGCGTTTAATGCCGGATCTCATACCGAATTGATAAGATTAAGCTATTTCGATTATCATCGACTTGTTAAACCACGGATTTTAAAGTTCTCGTGGAAACCAGTTTCTCTTCCGGCTGATCCCATGGAGCGGTGGAATGGAGATTACATGCACAATTAATTTTGATACAAACAGAAAAACCGGCGACAAACCGGTTTTTCTGTTTCTTATTGCAGAGATAAGATTAATCGAAAATGTGTTCGCCGCAAGGTTCATCGTTACCGCATTCACAGTCGCAGCCTAATCCTTTTTCGTATTGAGTCAGCGCCCTCATGCTCATACCCATCGAAGAGAATCCTCCGTCGTGGAAAAGGTTCTGCATGGTTACTTTCTTCGTTAAATCGGAGAATAAGGAAATGCAATAATCGGCACATTCATCGCCGGTTGCATTGCCCAGGGGAGCCATACGTTCCGAGAAATCCATCAGTTTGTCCATTCCTTTTACACCGCTTCCGGCAGTGGTCAGGGTTGGCGATTGCGAAATGGTGTTGATACGAACGTTTCTTTCGCGGCCATAAATGTATCCGAAACTACGGGCAATCGATTCGAGTAATGCCTTTGCATCAGCCATGTCGTTGTATCCGTAAAATGTGCGTTGTGCTGCAACATACGATAATGCGACAACTGATCCCCACTGATTTATGGCGTCCATTTTTCGGGCAACCTGTAATACTTTGTGGAATGATACAGCTGATACATCCAACGTTTTCGAAAGATAACTGTAATCTAAATCACTGTAGTGACGCCCTTTTCTAACGTTTGGCGACATTCCGATTGAATGCAACACGAAATCGATTTTACCTCCAAGGGCTTCCATCGATTGTTTGAAAAGATTTTCTAAATCTTCCACACTTGTAGCGTCAGCTTCAATGGCAATTGTGTTGCAAGCTTCAGCAAGTTGGGCGGTTTCACCCATACGCATTGCTACTCCGGTGTTGGTTAAGGTAAACGTAGCACCTTCTTCAAAAGCACGTTGAGCAACTTTCCAGGCAATTGAATCGGCATTCAATGCTCCAAAAATAATTCCTCTTTTGCCTTTCAGTAAATTATAAGCCATAGTTTAAAATTTATGAAATGAGACCCGTGAATCGGGACGAATTCCTCACCTGCATTAAGCAGGCATGTGACCATTAAAAATCAAATTAATACTAACGATTAGATAACAACTATTACTTAAAATGGTTGCTAATTCATGCAAATTAAAACAAATTGCCAGTCTGGTTGCGAAATCCAGACTGGCAATTCTATAAAAATGATGATTTCTTAAATCCGTTCGACCGATTCAGTTAGCAGCCATCCTTTGTTCCCATCGGATAAACTGATTTCGACCCAATCGCCAAGTTTGTCAGTAATTCTAACTTTTAGACCTTCGTGGATGACAAACAAGTTGGTTCCTTTTTCAGATGGAGAGCTTTTTACAGTTACAGTGGGCTGCATCACAATGGCATAGGAATGATTGACCAACCTGCTTTTTTGTTTGGCCGCAAACGACCAACTAAAAATCGTGAACAAAATCAGAAAGCAACCCGACCAGAATGTAATCCGTTTGACCTCGCTGGTTTTAGCAAAGAAGTAAAATCCCATCATAGTTAAAAATACGACGAAACAAATAATACTTATCACAGCCCACGTATCGGTGGTTTGGCTGTTTACAATTGCATTCCACCACCTGACGATAAATATTCCGGGTAATTCCTGAATAGAATCGACTACTTTCTGGTTGGCCACCTGAAGATTAAATTCAACATCCTGATCGTCAGGCGCTAAAAGTTTGGCCCGTTCGTAATTCAGGATTGAAAGTGTATATTGTTTGGTTTTGTAATACGCATTTCCGAGGTTGAAATAGACTTCAGGCGACTCGATACCAGCCATTAAAATTTGGTTGTAACCATCAATGGCCTTTTGGAATTCCTCTTTGGCGTAATGTTCGTTTGCCTTCTGAATCAGATCGTTCTGTGCAAAAACTGTCGCAGTAAACAAAATCGCCAGTATTGTATAGATTATTCGTTTCATACTCTAAAATTTCAATTGTTTACTTGAT is a window from the Aquipluma nitroreducens genome containing:
- a CDS encoding plastocyanin/azurin family copper-binding protein produces the protein MKTNSTFKTRSCFALIFILALSLNLKGQTTHNVSVTSNVFTPSQLTITVGDKVVWKNDEGSHNVNGKQATFPNNPSSFGNEVGAAWTYEYVFNTAGTYNYQCDPHAGMGMVGKVIVNPKTVTSSQTMADVTEKIRLYPNPASEYIELIVPSNYKTINSVKIYSIAGSVVDEKTFSENKETFRYDISLFRNGIYLIEVNAENQKNVLKFIKQ
- a CDS encoding thiamine pyrophosphate-dependent enzyme is translated as MQKHLFLGVEAIGQGAIDGGMSGVYAYPGTPSTEITEFIQDNPIAEERNIHRKWSANEKTALETALGMSYAGKRVMSCMKHVGLNVAADIFVNAAMTGVNGGLIVTVADDPSMHSSQNEQDSRFYGKFAMVPVLEPSSQQEAYDMARDGFALSEKTKVPVMLRITTRLAHSRAGVARKEVLPENELVMPADPRQFILLPAIARRKYKGLLDSQSLFLKLSEESEYNRYEEGTDHSLGIVACGIAYNYLMEHFPDGTCPYSIVKVSQYPLPENHINRLNRECDEILVLEEGAPMVEEMLKGFFSNGTPIKGRLDGTLPRDGELNPDLVAKALGKEMFEGFDIPEVVANRPPALCVGCGHQDAYLAMNEALADYSKGRVFSDIGCYTLGALPPYETISSCVDMGASITMAKGAADAGLIPAVAMIGDSTFAHSGITGLLDAVNEKSSITIVISDNESISMTGGQDSSAFGRIESICIGVGVDPAHIHTIVPLKKNHEEMVRLFREEFAYEGVSVIIPRRECIQRASSRKRNKK
- a CDS encoding indolepyruvate oxidoreductase subunit beta encodes the protein MKSDIILAGVGGQGILSIATALGEAALANNLLIKQAETHGMSQRGGAVYSHMRISDQPIASDLIPGGSADLILSVEPMESLRYLPYLSETGYLVTNTTPFVNIPNYPAIEDVMAEIRKFPRYIAIDADAIAKEVGSTRASNMVMLGAASPFIDIEFSKIEEGIRTIFGRKGEDVVNMNLEALRRGRHFAEENR
- a CDS encoding aminoacyl-tRNA deacylase, whose protein sequence is MPVKKLKTYLDEANIKYLTISHSSAFTSQDIAASAHVSGKEFAKTVMIKIDGVMAMAVLPASYHIDFDTLRKIFGTKFVTLATEPEFKDRFPDCELGAMPPFGNLYGMDVYLAEALTNNKEIAFNAGSHTELIRLSYFDYHRLVKPRILKFSWKPVSLPADPMERWNGDYMHN
- a CDS encoding enoyl-ACP reductase FabI, which gives rise to MAYNLLKGKRGIIFGALNADSIAWKVAQRAFEEGATFTLTNTGVAMRMGETAQLAEACNTIAIEADATSVEDLENLFKQSMEALGGKIDFVLHSIGMSPNVRKGRHYSDLDYSYLSKTLDVSAVSFHKVLQVARKMDAINQWGSVVALSYVAAQRTFYGYNDMADAKALLESIARSFGYIYGRERNVRINTISQSPTLTTAGSGVKGMDKLMDFSERMAPLGNATGDECADYCISLFSDLTKKVTMQNLFHDGGFSSMGMSMRALTQYEKGLGCDCECGNDEPCGEHIFD
- a CDS encoding tetratricopeptide repeat protein, whose translation is MKRIIYTILAILFTATVFAQNDLIQKANEHYAKEEFQKAIDGYNQILMAGIESPEVYFNLGNAYYKTKQYTLSILNYERAKLLAPDDQDVEFNLQVANQKVVDSIQELPGIFIVRWWNAIVNSQTTDTWAVISIICFVVFLTMMGFYFFAKTSEVKRITFWSGCFLILFTIFSWSFAAKQKSRLVNHSYAIVMQPTVTVKSSPSEKGTNLFVIHEGLKVRITDKLGDWVEISLSDGNKGWLLTESVERI